The following are from one region of the Stenotrophomonas lactitubi genome:
- a CDS encoding REP-associated tyrosine transposase, protein MASPRLRYGRYSRTGNIYSLTTATHGRAPLFADAANVAVLVDTLRFIERNAFSHSLAWVVMPDHLHWLMELQKGTLAQCMAVLKSRSSRLLNRQLGQKGPLWQHGYHDHAVRTDESLHEKAMYILANPVRAGLAGELGEYPHAWCRWPL, encoded by the coding sequence ATGGCCAGCCCCAGACTCCGTTACGGTCGCTACTCCCGCACAGGCAACATCTATTCCCTGACCACGGCGACCCACGGCCGTGCCCCCTTGTTCGCCGATGCCGCCAACGTGGCGGTCCTGGTCGATACCCTGCGCTTCATCGAACGCAATGCCTTCAGCCACAGCCTCGCCTGGGTGGTGATGCCCGACCACCTGCATTGGTTGATGGAACTGCAGAAGGGAACGCTGGCCCAGTGTATGGCCGTGCTCAAATCACGCAGCAGTCGGCTGCTGAACCGGCAACTGGGACAGAAAGGGCCGCTGTGGCAGCACGGCTACCACGACCATGCGGTACGCACCGATGAATCCCTTCATGAAAAGGCGATGTACATCCTGGCCAATCCGGTGCGGGCCGGACTGGCCGGCGAGTTGGGGGAATACCCCCACGCCTGGTGTCGTTGGCCGTTGTAG
- a CDS encoding zinc-finger domain-containing protein, with protein MSHTATAPANAEKRYTVHRSDLPLSCPTPEMALWNSHPRVYLPIEDEPNGQAQCAYCGAVFVLAD; from the coding sequence ATGAGCCATACCGCCACCGCGCCCGCCAACGCCGAAAAGCGCTACACCGTGCACCGCAGCGATCTGCCGCTGAGCTGCCCGACTCCGGAAATGGCGCTGTGGAACTCGCATCCGCGGGTGTACCTGCCGATCGAAGACGAACCCAACGGGCAAGCGCAGTGTGCTTACTGCGGTGCCGTGTTCGTGCTGGCCGACTAA
- a CDS encoding O-antigen ligase family protein, whose product MPTSLADAAPPLRDERAGRWAPWWVLAYVALWPLPGIAETVLGLGALYAAARMVIRRVQHRPHLLSPAAWALTSILFLGYWLPQAFSAFDAVDPSASWTKAAAGLRYLPFMWLVAIAVATPQRRRLTLGGLAVITGLWTLDALVQALAGTSPWFWSLQQLKLAISGHALCPADEAALADRLSGALGPCNLKFGQVLASLSPFLLLPVARRFGNAGWLLAAAAVGVVLLLAGSRASWITFGLVVVYSGVRQLGWKRLGLLALVGVLSAGALTASVPQLRERVARTAMAWGGGEDGVEQALSGRTRIWSAAACMIEAHPINGVGARGFRDAYPHCVADEGPAVWGTMPALHAHQIVLEILAETGVLGLLLWLAAVAQAWRAWRFAPAAARERARPAMLALAVTVFPLNTHLAFYSAFWGGLTVLLAALFVGTLLAREPDDLPRAA is encoded by the coding sequence ATGCCGACCTCGCTGGCTGACGCCGCGCCGCCCCTGCGCGACGAGCGCGCTGGCCGCTGGGCACCCTGGTGGGTGCTGGCCTACGTCGCGTTGTGGCCGCTGCCAGGCATTGCCGAAACGGTGCTGGGCCTGGGAGCGTTGTACGCCGCGGCACGCATGGTCATCCGCCGGGTGCAGCATCGACCGCATCTGCTGAGCCCGGCAGCGTGGGCGCTGACATCGATTCTTTTCCTTGGCTACTGGTTGCCACAGGCGTTCTCTGCGTTCGATGCCGTGGACCCGTCGGCGTCGTGGACCAAGGCGGCGGCCGGGCTGCGCTATCTGCCTTTCATGTGGCTGGTGGCGATCGCCGTGGCCACCCCGCAGCGGCGGCGCTTGACCCTGGGCGGACTGGCGGTGATCACCGGGCTGTGGACGCTCGATGCGCTGGTGCAGGCACTGGCAGGCACCAGCCCCTGGTTCTGGTCGCTGCAGCAGCTCAAGCTGGCCATCAGCGGCCACGCGTTGTGCCCGGCCGATGAAGCCGCGCTGGCTGATCGTCTCAGCGGGGCGCTTGGGCCGTGCAACCTGAAATTCGGCCAGGTGCTGGCCAGCCTTTCGCCGTTCCTGTTGTTGCCGGTGGCGCGCCGTTTCGGCAATGCGGGCTGGTTGCTGGCTGCTGCTGCGGTGGGCGTGGTGCTGTTGCTGGCCGGCTCCCGTGCCTCATGGATCACCTTCGGCCTGGTGGTTGTCTACAGCGGCGTGCGCCAACTGGGGTGGAAGCGGTTGGGCCTGCTGGCGCTGGTGGGTGTTCTCTCGGCGGGCGCACTGACTGCCAGCGTGCCGCAGCTGCGGGAGCGTGTGGCGCGCACGGCAATGGCCTGGGGCGGTGGCGAGGACGGGGTCGAACAGGCACTGTCCGGTCGTACCCGCATCTGGAGCGCGGCGGCCTGCATGATCGAAGCGCATCCGATCAATGGTGTCGGTGCACGTGGCTTCCGCGATGCCTATCCCCATTGCGTTGCCGATGAAGGGCCGGCGGTGTGGGGCACGATGCCGGCGCTGCACGCCCACCAGATCGTGCTGGAAATCCTTGCCGAAACCGGTGTGCTGGGTCTGTTGCTGTGGCTGGCAGCGGTGGCGCAGGCATGGCGGGCATGGCGCTTCGCCCCGGCAGCGGCGCGCGAGCGTGCACGGCCGGCGATGCTGGCATTGGCGGTTACCGTGTTCCCGCTCAATACCCACCTGGCGTTCTATTCCGCGTTCTGGGGCGGCCTGACCGTGCTGCTGGCCGCGCTGTTCGTCGGCACGTTGCTGGCGCGCGAACCGGACGATCTGCCGCGCGCCGCGTAA
- a CDS encoding glycosyltransferase, giving the protein MRRLTVVQLLPALHSGGVERSTLEIAAALVAAGHRALVVSAGGRLVQPLLDSGAEHLTLDIGRKSLLTLRHLPTLRRLFTEVGADIVHARSRLPAWLGLYAIRAMQPAQRPHWVTTVHGLNSPGRYSAVMTSGERVICVSNSVRDYVHTHYPTVARDRLQVIPRGVDVSQFPRVARADRRPRLALAADYPWLAQVDGPLLLLPGRGTRLKGHAHALQLLADVRAAGVPAQLWMLGTDEPGREAYVAELRRQADMLGVTGAVHISTPTARIAQAYAASDLVLQLSDKPEAFGRTVVEALSVGRPVLGWNHGGVGELLQQLQPSGAVPLGNAQLLGERALALLAQPPSLPGRIPFTLQAMQRDTLRLYADLAG; this is encoded by the coding sequence ATGCGCCGATTGACCGTGGTGCAGTTGCTGCCGGCGCTGCACTCCGGCGGCGTCGAGCGCTCGACCCTTGAAATCGCCGCGGCCCTGGTCGCTGCCGGCCATCGCGCGCTGGTGGTGTCGGCTGGTGGTCGCCTGGTGCAGCCGCTGCTCGACAGCGGTGCCGAGCACCTGACCCTGGATATCGGCCGCAAGTCGCTGCTGACGCTGCGCCATCTGCCGACCCTGCGCCGCCTGTTCACCGAAGTGGGCGCCGACATTGTCCACGCCCGTTCGCGCCTGCCGGCGTGGCTGGGGCTGTATGCGATCCGTGCGATGCAGCCGGCGCAGCGCCCGCATTGGGTCACTACCGTGCATGGGCTGAATTCGCCCGGCCGCTACAGCGCGGTGATGACCAGCGGCGAACGCGTGATCTGTGTATCCAACAGCGTGCGCGACTACGTGCACACGCATTACCCCACGGTGGCCCGCGACAGGCTGCAGGTGATCCCGCGTGGGGTGGATGTCAGCCAGTTCCCGCGTGTGGCCCGCGCCGATCGACGGCCTCGGCTGGCGCTGGCGGCGGACTATCCCTGGCTGGCCCAGGTCGATGGACCGCTGTTGCTGCTGCCCGGTCGCGGCACCCGGCTGAAAGGCCACGCCCACGCGCTGCAGTTGCTGGCCGATGTCCGTGCAGCGGGCGTGCCGGCGCAGCTGTGGATGCTGGGCACCGACGAGCCTGGCCGCGAAGCCTATGTGGCAGAGCTGCGCAGGCAGGCAGATATGCTTGGCGTGACCGGGGCCGTGCACATCAGCACGCCGACTGCGCGCATCGCCCAGGCGTACGCGGCCAGCGATCTGGTACTGCAGCTGTCGGACAAGCCGGAGGCCTTCGGTCGCACTGTGGTCGAAGCGTTGTCGGTCGGCAGGCCGGTGCTGGGCTGGAACCACGGCGGCGTCGGCGAACTGCTGCAGCAGCTGCAGCCCAGTGGTGCCGTGCCGCTGGGCAATGCGCAGCTGCTGGGTGAACGTGCGCTGGCCCTGCTGGCACAGCCGCCATCGCTGCCGGGCCGTATCCCGTTTACCCTGCAGGCCATGCAGCGCGATACCCTCCGCCTTTATGCCGACCTCGCTGGCTGA